The genomic stretch GCTGCAGAATTAATTAAGCAATATGTGATATACGATTCAAGTTATGATACTATTGCCTACCCCAATGGTGACGTGGCAAATAACAAAGGTGTATGCACCGATGTGGTAATTAGAGCTTACAGAAAATTGGGCATAGATTTGCAAAAAGAAGTACATGAAGATATGCTTGCAAATTTTAAAAAATATCCAAACTATTGGGGCTTGAAAAAACCTGATAAAAATATAGATCACAGACGTGTCCCTAACCTCATGACTTTTTTTACCCGACAAGGAACCGTAAAAACTATCACAAAAAATGCAGCGAATTATCTACCTGGCGATATCGTCTGCTGGCGATTAAGCGGAGAAAGCACCCATATAGGTTTGGTGGTGAACCAAAAATCGGAAGATGGAATGCGATATATGATAGTACATAATATTGGCAGTGGTCAAGTGCTCGCCGATTGTTTGTTTGATTTTACAATCATTGGACATTATCAGTATGGGAAATGATTATTAATTTCTTTTTGGGAGAGAAATAAGTAGGAAAAACATTTTCGTTTTCAAAGTGTTTTATCTATCCATCCTTAATTTTTAACTATATGTTATTTAAATTCAATCGTGAAAAATTTGCTGAGCTATTGCTTGTTTCAGATATACCCGTACTAGTAAATTGTACTGTCCCGTTTGATCCTGTTTCACGCCTCTCTATTGATATGATCAAAGAACTATCAAAAAAAAATGAAGATAACATTTTGTTCATGAATGTGGATTTAGATGAAGATGAGAGCACAGTGCTTATTCACAAATATAATATTAGAAATGCACCCCTTGCATTACTTTTTTATAAAGGTGAACTGATCGGAAGAAGAATAGGTTGTGGGAACGAAAACTGCATTAATCCTTTGCTAGATTATTTCATTCCCAATAATAAAT from Bacteroidota bacterium encodes the following:
- a CDS encoding thioredoxin family protein, which translates into the protein MLFKFNREKFAELLLVSDIPVLVNCTVPFDPVSRLSIDMIKELSKKNEDNILFMNVDLDEDESTVLIHKYNIRNAPLALLFYKGELIGRRIGCGNENCINPLLDYFIPNNKSVDELVQHEAS
- a CDS encoding DUF1287 domain-containing protein, which gives rise to MKKYFLCIIISFLTIDFVIAQTSFSTKLADSAAELIKQYVIYDSSYDTIAYPNGDVANNKGVCTDVVIRAYRKLGIDLQKEVHEDMLANFKKYPNYWGLKKPDKNIDHRRVPNLMTFFTRQGTVKTITKNAANYLPGDIVCWRLSGESTHIGLVVNQKSEDGMRYMIVHNIGSGQVLADCLFDFTIIGHYQYGK